The nucleotide sequence ATCACAATGGATACTGAATAATGAAAACACACAGTGGAACTATATTTGCAGCTAATATGCCTACATATAAGGCATCATTGATATGGAAATGTTAAAGTGGACGAGATTCAtgaaaaagttatttgaaaaatggCAATGAAAGCAAACACATTTTACGCAAGGCCGGTGGTCCTTGGTAACAGTAGCGGGACTTCAAATTTTCGAACCAACAAGCCAGAGGGCCAACGAATTCCAGTTAAGAAGCAAACTCGTTTTGCCGATTTGGAAAATACTGAGCCGCCACCCCGTCCTCCTCCTCCGAGGCCTAGCCGACCCCCGAAACAAGGGGAGGTAACTCGGATTGCTCACACTGAACGGGAAGTTAAACGAAGACTGCCCACTGCTCCGACAAACAGTGTAAGCTATGCTCCAACTTACGCGACACCAGAACCTAAGCCATTGACACGATTAAACGTGACTAGTCATGAGCGATTATGGATGAAAGATGCGGAAGAGGAAGAAAATGGTCCGACGAATATTTTGTCTCCGCCGATGAAATATATAACACCAGAATCTACAGAAGAGATGGTTCGAAACTTTGATCCTTTGGATATTGATAATCTCAGTGATCATAGTGATTCTTCAGCAGATACGATGATTATGATGACTACAGAGGAAGAGAGAAAAAATCAGGAGAAAATAAACCATAGTTTGAAACAGTATACCTCAAATGCAAAGTCAAAACAAGAACGGACTGAAACTAATCGATCAAAAGCAAGTATTCAGTCGAAGAAAAACTTGCATATTCATTTTGCCGATATGAATGGTGTGGATACTGCTTGGAGACCAACCCAAAATGGGCATATGGATAGTGAAAAAGTTTCACCCTTACACATAAAGACTGACCCCTTACACGCAGGGTCTTCTCCAGAAAGTGCTACGAATAAATCAAACAGTAATCACACAAGTCCGAACGATAGCCCGGATGACGGTTATGGAACTAATTCAAGTACGGGAACAGTTTCTTCCCCGTTTTCGTCAAGTTTCGGTTCAAGTGATTTTGATCATGCATACAGTGGTGGAGCAAAAAGAGTGATTTTACCCAATGGTGCAATAAAACCAAACTCTGTGCGCGAGAGCTGGGCGGTCAAGCGGAAACAGCGAATGATCGAAGCTCAGGATAACTCTGTGCAGGAACAGTTACGAGAATTAACGATTATTGAGGAAGAGGGTGGGGGGAGTTCTGGCGGAACTCGAGGAATGCGGAATGAGAATGTGAATATTAATCGATCTGGTttgggaaaaataaaaaatagtgaaaaatcAGTGCTTAAAAATGGATTACAAAACAGTGCTTtagaacaaaatcaaaatggtGAGTCACCATTTGTAAATGTCTCACAAAGTGACCTTCACAGGATTAATCGACAGTTGTATGTTTTAGCAAATGAGCGGGATGCTATTTTAGGAAACGATAGAGCAGAACCTGTTTTACAAAATGGTCCTTCAGAAAGTGATTCTGGGCCATTACGTAGAGCCCCACCTCCCCCGTCAAATTCAAACAGTGATAATGTTACTTACTCAGTGCCGCAAAGAAGGTCGCGAACTTTGGAAGCTCCAAGAAATTCTCAACAAACAGTAGAAAGTGGGCAAACTCAGCGAACTAGAAGTACTGAATTGAATGGCAACGAAGGATTAAGGAACAGTCGGGGAACTGTCAATGGTGATATTGCAAGAGGCTTAAGGACAAATGATGAAGTGTTTTACTCGCAACCAATTGCCCGTGCGCAAAGGACAGGACCTGATCATGTACAGGCAACTTCTAACCAATGGGAAGATGAAAGTGATACTAGTGCATTGGACAGTGTGAGTAGTGGCCCTTTCTTGCTACGAGGCGGTGAGCAAAAATATCGCACCCCGAGTGGTAGtggaaaaatatatgttagtccAAATGGGGACGAGGGTTTCTACTCATTGAATAGAAGCAGTAGAAGTACTAGTGTTTCAAGCTTTCAACCAATCAATGAAATTCCTGAACCTATTCCTATGGCGACTGGAAATGCAAATGAAAGTGAGGCACCGAAATCTCCTCTTGAAAAGTTGAGTGGTGAGTTGCTTGAGAAATGGAGCGATATGGACAGAAATTATCGCAACTATTACGGGTTTGATGAAAATGAGAAGAAGTATAGTCGGACTGATTCGAAAGTGAATTATTTTCAggaaaagaaaataaacaatatgtacGGACATGATAATTATTACAGACCGCAGTATGGCTCAGAAGCAGCATTAAATCAGGGCCAAGGTCAAAGAAGCATGAGTATGCGACAGCCGCCAACAAATCAGGGAATACTAAGAGATTCTAAAGAAAAAACTAGTGCATCAAAATCTTCCTCATCAAAAAGAACTGAAAAACCTGAAAAAAGTGGGAAGGAAAAGGAATCAAAAGGGAATAAGTTGTTTCAGATTCTACCTAACATGTTTAAGCCTTCTAGTAAGAAGGGTAACTCTGAATCGAAAGATTCCAAGGGTCATAAACCTAAACGATTGCTGCCGGTGCCTGTGGTAGTAACAGAAACGAAGCCTGAGGTGAAACATGATAATACTGAGGAGTACGAACAAGcagaatatttgaatattggtGACTTGCCTCAGTATTGTCTTGCTAGTGTTGAGCAGGAGGAGAAATTGAAAAAAGGACAATATGTATCACTGGAATCATTGCATAAAAGGCCAGTATTTGCTAGCTCCAGGGATATTAAGAAATTATTCTCCAATCACGATCAGTCTTTTGATTCTATAAATAGCCCAGGAGCACAACGTCACAGTTTTCACGCAATGCCGTTATCATATCGTCACCGCAGTGGTATGATGCCGGGAGGGGATGGTGATAATGATATGCGACCGAGAGCATCATCGGCTAGTGCGTCTATGAGAACACAGCAAATGCAAAACTCTGTGGAAAGCCGTATGGCTCTAATCGCGCGTAAAAATGTGCAAGTTATGAACCAAGCGCATCAAGCTCGAATGGAGGACAATTCTTCGGTTGGAAATACGTCGTTCCAATCAAATTCATCCAATCAGAGACCATCCGGTTCCAGAACGAGGCTAGATAGTGGAAGTAGTGGAGGGGATTCAAAGTTATCTACCCTTGTGTGATTTCAGTTTTTGTTCATTTGATTGAAatgtcatataattattatacattttatacacttAGCTTTTTGTGGCTTTGTAAATTCTTGATTGgatataatgaatttatttcgCTCAGGAAATTCTTACTGAATTGTTCGTCAgtattgttaattatttataaacagatTTTTCAGTGAATGGAAAATtctttttaaagggacttgctcatgtttttgtaaaggtTTTTTTGTATGTCGAAATTAATTGTTGCAAATTATTAAAGGTGTTAAAACTGAGATAAATCAATAgttggaacccttcagcaaattttgatatttgctcaaatatcatttttgatgACCATAACTTTTATAAGCATTTATAACGGCTTTGAGTGATTCGTTAGGTGattggttcattgaaatcatcacatgatgttatcaatgtattgtttaaaggtcaaaatataCATCACTTTTGTAAGACCTAGTGGTGTCTGtttcttctaaaaaaaaaaaatctttaccaGCATGCgttcgcaccccactaaaaccaatatactttttttatactataatttatttttttctgcaattattacatcatagagtaaaataatgataaaataagcgTTTTCAAAGGCTTTACTGGGAAAATGAATTTTTGTTCCAAAAACATGATCGAGTCCCTTTAATagtaatcatgttttttttgttatgcatttttatatgacATCTGCATTTAGTTTGAAGTTTTTAAGTGCAGTAGGACCTTATTTTTTGTGGTTGGTAACTAGTTCTCATTTGATTTATCTGAGACTTATAATGGCgcttatttttgtaagatttgctTTCCATTTATTGGTTTACACTTCAATAAGCCTGCTTCTGACAGGTTAGATTGAAACATCAActtctttaaatgtaaatgatcaCATTCTTTTCTATAAATGGATTAGTCATTCTACGATTTTCTATAAATTAAAGATCGGTATTAacaatttgtaaatgtttttgacatttaacgacattttattttttgattgtACCTCGGAGTTACAGTTGATTTCAACTCAAGATGGGCATTTCGATAAAGGCcagaaaaataatttcagaaaCTTTGATTTCGCTGACTAATATCATTTATAGACGCGCTTGATTAAGTTCAAAATCACTTTCACTATAAAATAGTCCCTAATTCACATCTTTAACCTTTTTGAAAGACTTCAAAGCCGCTATGTAAAAATTGCCCTAAATtgaattgacatatttttcgatgaatcattttttgaaaacctTTTGCAAAGTTAAACAATTGCAAATTATTGGAAAGTTTAACACATGATTTAATGATCAACTTTATTCACTcttatttttcacaatttacCCCAGGCGAATTTGTCAATGAAGTTTCAATCAGAAAAGcaatttaagaatattttttatttgaaaaatgtatcaaattttgtttgctgtttaaattattttcttttattagtTTTTCTAGTAGTCAATGTATGTATTATTTACACTGAAGAAGGTCAACAGTGACttgattgttttgtaaatttggTGAtctatcaatttgaaaaataaatttgttcaGTTTGACTAAAGAATTGCAAATAAGGTTTGATTACTGTGAAACAACTTTGACTTGTGTCTTATAGATAATCTGTGAGGTCTGtggaaatattttgtcaaaaaatggatagttttgtctgttttaaattgaaaaaataatccATTAGCTTAGCTCCCGactgataaaacatattaacacatgtatattatcagagaatatttgtaatttttcaTTTTCGCATTTACAATATTCCTCTGgtatatttatcattaagatttttttgCTTATGGTCTAGCtagattaatttaaaaagtaagAACTCTTAAAAATGAGACATCTATTAAATAAAGGTTACCtgatgacattttaactgttacgatttttaatagaaattcatagttttgcaatgtttttcatgttataattggcataaaatgataataatctcattctattatttcattatttattaataatatacctcaggaaaacatcattttgtcattttcctCATTTGTCATATATTATGaagtacattttaaaagatgaaagccatcatttcaacataatttttCGTATAGTCAGTCATGTTCagtatcaaaacaaatttgaaatcgTTATTTTTGGAATATTCCACTCTCCcaagttttgataaaaacatgcttattattttttatatttacaacatcataaagaaaatatgcttagaaaatgtgcataaaataattacaaaataccCCCCCCCACCAACCTCCAAACCAAAAAGCTACTCTATAAATAGAAACCAATGTATATATAGACCTCCATCAtcgtaattatataaatatatagtagATTTTGTCTCCAATAGAAAATACGGTGatttcatgattttttatttacataatacatagtattttgttctttcattgatatttatcacattttataATGATCAAATTACTCCATCTACTGCTGTACATGTATTATCTTT is from Mya arenaria isolate MELC-2E11 chromosome 9, ASM2691426v1 and encodes:
- the LOC128202954 gene encoding uncharacterized protein LOC128202954; the protein is MAMKANTFYARPVVLGNSSGTSNFRTNKPEGQRIPVKKQTRFADLENTEPPPRPPPPRPSRPPKQGEVTRIAHTEREVKRRLPTAPTNSVSYAPTYATPEPKPLTRLNVTSHERLWMKDAEEEENGPTNILSPPMKYITPESTEEMVRNFDPLDIDNLSDHSDSSADTMIMMTTEEERKNQEKINHSLKQYTSNAKSKQERTETNRSKASIQSKKNLHIHFADMNGVDTAWRPTQNGHMDSEKVSPLHIKTDPLHAGSSPESATNKSNSNHTSPNDSPDDGYGTNSSTGTVSSPFSSSFGSSDFDHAYSGGAKRVILPNGAIKPNSVRESWAVKRKQRMIEAQDNSVQEQLRELTIIEEEGGGSSGGTRGMRNENVNINRSGLGKIKNSEKSVLKNGLQNSALEQNQNGESPFVNVSQSDLHRINRQLYVLANERDAILGNDRAEPVLQNGPSESDSGPLRRAPPPPSNSNSDNVTYSVPQRRSRTLEAPRNSQQTVESGQTQRTRSTELNGNEGLRNSRGTVNGDIARGLRTNDEVFYSQPIARAQRTGPDHVQATSNQWEDESDTSALDSVSSGPFLLRGGEQKYRTPSGSGKIYVSPNGDEGFYSLNRSSRSTSVSSFQPINEIPEPIPMATGNANESEAPKSPLEKLSGELLEKWSDMDRNYRNYYGFDENEKKYSRTDSKVNYFQEKKINNMYGHDNYYRPQYGSEAALNQGQGQRSMSMRQPPTNQGILRDSKEKTSASKSSSSKRTEKPEKSGKEKESKGNKLFQILPNMFKPSSKKGNSESKDSKGHKPKRLLPVPVVVTETKPEVKHDNTEEYEQAEYLNIGDLPQYCLASVEQEEKLKKGQYVSLESLHKRPVFASSRDIKKLFSNHDQSFDSINSPGAQRHSFHAMPLSYRHRSGMMPGGDGDNDMRPRASSASASMRTQQMQNSVESRMALIARKNVQVMNQAHQARMEDNSSVGNTSFQSNSSNQRPSGSRTRLDSGSSGGDSKLSTLV